The Magnolia sinica isolate HGM2019 chromosome 9, MsV1, whole genome shotgun sequence genome contains a region encoding:
- the LOC131255295 gene encoding disease resistance protein RPM1-like: MAESAVNFLIQYLWPLLVNEVQSLKGVDEEVRELINEFESIRSVLRDADARQDTDEGLKTWVKQIREVAYDVEDVLDEFMLGQAQEQNGSHGFVDFLHRPIKRLKARHQIASFLRNIKTRIGKITARKDAYALNGIEQGSSSNNMSDQWYDPRLNALFIEEADLVGIDRPRTQLIRWLMNGDSRLSTISVVGMGGLGKTTLVKKVYDSQQVKRRFDTYAWITVSQSFKPEELLQRMIKQFFKGKKDPSPRGLDAMTQVEKKDPSPQELDAMAQVELIQELRIYLQNKRYVLVLDDVWEADVWNFVSNALPTGEYGSWVIITTREDYVASSSKIGPSNRIYNLQPLDPENAWSLFCRKAFQSNEENSCPQELENLSQSFVKKCQGLPLAIVALGSLLSMKDKTYVAWEMIHRSLGSELRSMTKILLLSFNDLPYYLKSCFLYLTIFPEDYPIKRMKLIRLWIAEGFVERKEGRSKEEVAEGYLNELIARNLVHVAERKSYGKVSTCRIHDLVREMIIPKFREEHFFASSVEENTIPCNRIRRLSIYKDENFPKFDAFSCLRSLFIFGAEGLSNAPAITSFSSLRLLKVVDLENTSIEIFPDDLTSLLHLRYLSLENTKIKKLPSSLGRLKNLETLNLKGTFVCELPVEILKLQHLRHLLAYSYMAESFYRPFNSVDGIKVPAGMGSMRSLQKLAHIEAESGIIRELGNLTQLRRLGIIKLKRGDGNDLCTSVEKMDYLQSFSVTSVAEEEVLNLHSLSHPPPPLQRLYLKGRLEKLPEWIASLHNLVNISLRWSRLRDDPLKALQSLPNLVELRLNQAYDGEELCCEGRGYPRLKKLWLIDLSGLKNVRVEKGAMSSLEELYIIRCKELVEAPLWLEHVTNIEELYVRDTSEAFIKGLEELVDSMVKVNMLEMGSNYLPE, translated from the coding sequence atggcAGAGAGTGCTGTGAACTTCTTAATACAATACTTGTGGCCTTTGCTGGTGAATGAAGTGCAGTCGTTGAAGGGGGTCGACGAAGAAGTCCGCGAACTCATAAATGAGTTCGAAAGCATCAGATCCGTCTTAAGGGATGCCGACGCAAGACAAGATACTGATGAAGGCCTCAAGACATGGGTGAAACAAATAAGAGAAGTGGCTTACGACGTTGAGGATGTTCTTGACGAGTTCATGCTCGGCCAAGCACAAGAGCAGAACGGCTCCCATGGATTCGTCGATTTTCTTCATAGACCCATCAAGCGGTTGAAGGCGCGCCATCAGATTGCATCGTTCCTACGAAATATCAAAACCAGAATCGGTAAGATTACGGCGAGAAAAGATGCTTACGCTCTCAATGGAATAGAGCAAGGTTCAAGCTCCAACAACATGAGTGATCAATGGTATGATCCTCGATTGAATGCTCTTTTCATTGAGGAAGCTGATCTTGTGGGCATCGACAGGCCAAGGACTcagttgatcagatggttaatgAATGGAGATTCGAGACTCTCAACGATTTCGGTGGTCGGGATGGGTGGCCTAGGTAAGACCACTCTAGTAAAAAAAGTCTATGATAGCCAACAGGTGAAACGACGTTTTGACACATATGCTTGGATCACCGTCTCCCAATCGTTCAAACCGGAGGAACTGCTTCAAAGAATGATAAAGCAATTCTTCAAGGGGAAGAAAGATCCATCTCCACGAGGATTAGACGCGATGACACAGGTCGAGAAGAAAGATCCATCTCCACAAGAATTAGACGCGATGGCACAGGTCGAGCTCATACAAGAGCTACGGATTTACTTGCAGAACAAAAGGTATGTACTTGTTCTTGATGATGTATGGGAGGCAGACGTATGGAATTTCGTAAGCAATGCATTGCCCACTGGCGAATATGGTAGCTGGGTAATAATCACCACACGCGAAGATTATGTTGCATCATCTTCTAAAATCGGACCCTCCAATCGCATCTACAACCTTCAGCCTCTGGATCCAGAAAATGCCTGGTCCCTCTTTTGCAGGAAGGCGTTCCAATCAAACGAGGAGAACAGCTGTCCTCAGGAATTGGAGAACCTTTCTCAAAGTTTTGTCAAAAAATGCCAAGGACTGCCTCTTGCGATTGTCGCATTGGGTAGTCTGCTGTCAATGAAGGACAAGACGTATGTTGCGTGGGAGATGATTCACCGTAGCCTTGGATCAGAGCTTAGAAGCATGACGAAAATATTATTGCTCAGTTTCAATGACTTGCCTTACTACCTGAAATCGTGCTTCTTGTATTTGACTATTTTCCCCGAAGACTATCCGATTAAGCGTATGAAACTAATTCGCCTATGGATAGCCGAGGGGTTTgtagaaagaaaagaaggcagGTCAAAGGAAGAGGTTGCTGAAGGTTACCTCAATGAGCTCATCGCGAGAAATCTGGTTCACGTGGCAGAACGGAAATCATATGGAAAGGTGAGCACTTGTCGCATCCATGATCTTGTGCGAGAGATGATTATTCCAAAATTCAGGGAGGAGCATTTCTTTGCATCTTCTGTTGAAGAGAACACAATACCTTGTAACAGAATCCGGCGTCTGTCCATTTATAAAGATGAgaattttccaaaatttgatgCCTTCTCCTGCCTTCGCTCGTTGTTCATTTTTGGTGCGGAAGGACTATCTAATGCCCCTgcaatcacttcattttctagcTTGAGGCTGTTGAAGGTGGTTGATCTTGAAAATACGTCCATTGaaatctttcctgatgatctaacaAGCTTGTTGCATTTGAGATACTTAAGCTTGGAGAATACAAAGATCAAGAAGCTTCCTAGTTCGTTGGGGAGGCTAAAGAACTTAGAAACATTGAATCTTAAGGGCACTTTCGTATGTGAATTGCCGGTTGAGATTCTCAAGCTCCAGCACCTACGGCACCTTCTGGCTTATTCCTATATGGCAGAGAGCTTTTACAGGCCATTTAATAGTGTAGATGGAATTAAGGTGCCTGCCGGAATGGGGAGTATGAGATCCCTGCAGAAGTTGGCACATATAGAGGCAGAGAGCGGCATCATTAGAGAGCTGGGGAATCTCACCCAACTGAGGAGGTTAGGCATTATCAAGCTAAAAAGGGGAGATGGGAACGATTTATGCACTTCCGTCGAGAAGATGGACTACCTTCAGTCCTTTTCTGTGACATCAGTGGCTGAGGAGGAGGTTCTCAACCTGCATTCTTTATCGCATCCTCCGCCGCCTCTTCAACGTCTATACTTGAAAGGGCGTTTGGAGAAGTTGCCTGAATGGATTGCCTCGCTTCATAATCTGGTCAATATTAGTCTGAGATGGTCCAGATTGAGGGATGATCCACTCAAAGCCCTTCAATCACTGCCCAATTTGGTGGAACTCCGACTAAACCAAGCTTATGATGGAGAAGAGTTATGTTGCGAGGGGAGAGGATATCCAAGACTTAAGAAATTATGGCTCATTGATTTGAGCGGGTTGAAGAATGTGAGGGTGGAGAAGGGAGCAATGTCTAGCCTTGAAGAGCTATATATTATACGTTGCAAAGAATTAGTGGAGGCGCCGTTGTGGCTCGAACACGTCACTAACATCGAAGAACTCTACGTGCGTGATACGTCGGAAGCTTTCATCAAGGGTCTCGAAGAGTTGGTAGATTCCATGGTAAAGGTAAATATGTTGGAAATGGGCAGTAATTATTTACCTGAGTGA